The Streptomyces sp. NBC_01268 genome segment CCGGGAACGAGCCGTCGCTGGCCCTGGTCCGACGGCTCGGCTTCCGGTACGAGGGGATGTCGCCCGGCTACCTCTACATCGACGGGGACTGGCGGGACCACGAGCGCTGGGCCGTCAACGCGCCGCGGCCGTGGACGCCCCACCACTCACTCCCCGAGGTCTGAGCCGTACGCGGTGCCTTCGGCTACGGCTCCGGGGCGAGGCGCTCGACGGCGACGAGCGCCGCGTCGTCGCCGAGGTGGCCGCCCGCGTACGCCTGGAGGTCGGCGCGCAGGCGGCCCAGCAGGGTCGGCGGGTCGTCCCCGACCCAGGCGGTGAGCCGCTCCGTCAGCGGGTAGAAGGCGCGGGAGGCGTCCCGGGCCTCGACGACCCCGTCGGTGTAGAGGAGCAGCACGTCGCCGGCGTCGAAGGGGAAGGTCTCCACGGTGACGGCGGGCGCGAGGACGTCGGAGAGGCCCAGCGGGGGGCTCGCGTCGGCGGTGTCGAGGGGGATCACCCGGCCCCGGCGCAGGAGCAGCGGCGGCGGGTGCCCGCAGTTGACGAGCCGCACGACGGGCTCGCGGTCGGGGATGTCGAGGACCAGCGCGGTGACGAAGGCCTCGTCCGAGGTGTCGTCGGCCTGCTCGGCGCCGACTCCCGTGCCCGGGTCCTCGTCGGTCACCTCGGCCGAGCCGACGCCCGCCTCCAGGTGTCCGATGAGGTCCGGCAGCTCCCGCTCGCGGCGGGCGGTGACCCGGAAGGCGCCCAGGACCAGGGAGGCTTCGCCGATCGCGTCGAGGCCCTTGCCGCGGGCGTCCCCGATCAGCAGGCGTGTCCCGTCGGCGGTGCGGGCCGCCGCGTACAGGTCGCCGCCCATCTGCGCCTCCTCCTCCGCCGCGAGGTAGACGGAGGCGATGTGCAGCGGTCCGGCGCGGTGCGGCAGGGGGCGCAGGACGACGCTCTGCGCGGCGTGGGCGATGGAGCGCAGCCGCCGCACCC includes the following:
- a CDS encoding PP2C family protein-serine/threonine phosphatase yields the protein MDPHRQASAVPRLSRRGGRLLLAVPFAIIAVVTVVDVLSPPDVHLGPFLIAAPAVTASFAGARMTAFVGAVAVAAQSVVAVARTSITDLNHTYQIIALVLISVIATFFAHLRERDEERVRRLRSIAHAAQSVVLRPLPHRAGPLHIASVYLAAEEEAQMGGDLYAAARTADGTRLLIGDARGKGLDAIGEASLVLGAFRVTARRERELPDLIGHLEAGVGSAEVTDEDPGTGVGAEQADDTSDEAFVTALVLDIPDREPVVRLVNCGHPPPLLLRRGRVIPLDTADASPPLGLSDVLAPAVTVETFPFDAGDVLLLYTDGVVEARDASRAFYPLTERLTAWVGDDPPTLLGRLRADLQAYAGGHLGDDAALVAVERLAPEP